The genomic region CAGCGCAAAGCCGGTCAGTCGCACGACGGGCGCGCCGGGCTTCACGTCGCGATCTTTGCCGGAGAAGGAGGCCAGAATTGGGACGCCCGCCGCCTCCACGGCCACGCCCCGCGGCACCAGAATATCGAGCTCGCCAAAGGCGACGGTGCAGCGAACCTCCAGCACGCCGGAGCTAAAGTCGGCCTCGCTAAGATCGATCCTGGCGTCGCCAAAGAACACCCCCGCGTCGATCCGGGAGGGCGCGGGACCGTCGACGGTGCGCCTGGTGTTCGAAAATATACAAAGCACGCCCATGGGCGCTTCGGCCCACCCCAACTCACCAGGCGCCTCGTGTGGGACCAGCTCGCCAGAGTTCTCGTCGGGCAGATCGTCAACAAGCACCAGGAGGTGTTCGCGTTTCTCGGCGCGGCTGGCGAGCTCCAGACGTTCGTCG from Lujinxingia vulgaris harbors:
- a CDS encoding DUF1707 domain-containing protein, which translates into the protein MPKNLPPDRVPSARRNHLGPAREETIERLQQAYADDLLTLDELDERLELASRAEKREHLLVLVDDLPDENSGELVPHEAPGELGWAEAPMGVLCIFSNTRRTVDGPAPSRIDAGVFFGDARIDLSEADFSSGVLEVRCTVAFGELDILVPRGVAVEAAGVPILASFSGKDRDVKPGAPVVRLTGFALMGSVKCKASKKKRRKRK